TGACGGTATTTATGAATTGATCAAGGGTCAGAATACAAAAGGTCTGGAGATGAAGAATTTTTCTCCGACCTATCGGGCGCTAGAAGGTTATGATATCGAGAAGTTGTACGTGACCCGTGAGTCATTGGAGGAACGTGGTATCTCCGAGGACGATCTGGTAGTTGATGTGCGGGTTGTCAGCTGTGCCGAGATGGCGGATCTGATGGCCGAACAGGATGTGGTTTTAAGCTTCTGAGGAAACTAAGATGCTGCATACGGTCAATAAGTCGCCGTTCGAACGCAATACCATGAAAAGCTGTTTAGCTTACGCCAAGCCCGGCAGCGCGGTTCTGCTTATAGAGGACGGGGTCTACGCTGCCTTAGCGGGTACCACGATCTCGGATATGGTCCAACAGGCTATGTCCCAGGTATCTGTCTATGCCTTAGGTCCCGATTTAGATGCTCGGGGCGTGGGAAAACGAGTCATTGATGGGGTTAAGGTCATCGACTATGCGGGATTTGTCGATTTGGTTGTTGAACATCCTAACACCCAAGCTTGGTTGTAAATAAATTATAAATAACCAGTTTATCTTGGAAATTAATTACAATCACAGTCTAATAGATTTATTTATTGTGAAGTGTAAAATTTTTTAGATAGGCTTAATCAGATCAGTTGGGGTTTGCTATGCTTACCTCAATCTTCCTGGGAGTTAAAAAGATCCATGGCAACTATCGAAGTTAATGGTAAATCAGTCGAAGTGGATGAAGAGGGCTATCTCATCAATCTAAGCGACTGGAGCGAAGATATCGCGGAACGTTTCGCAGGGGATGATAATGCGCAACTTACTCCGAATCATTGGGAAGTAATTACTTTCCTTCGTGAATATTATAATGATTACCAAATTGCTCCGGCGGTACGAGTACTGACCAAAGCTATCGGTAAAAAATTGGGGCCAGAAAAAGGTAACAGCAAATATCTTTATGAGTTGTTCCCTTATGGACCAGCTAAACAGGCTTGTCGTTATGCTGGGTTACCGAAACCCACAGGCTGTATTTAAAATTTTTTCGGGGATCTATTTGGATCCCCGAATTTTTATGTTTTCAATTTCTCCGACAAACATTCTGATATTGATTATCTGGTTGAGATCCTTGAAGGAATACTGAGCATGACAGTGCTTACGGTTTTGTACGCGCTGCTTTTCTACGCGGCGGCGGCAATCCTAGTAATCGGTGTGCTCCGCCGCATCGTAATTTACACTCGTTCTCCCGCACCGTTGCGGATTACCACCATGCCAGCTCCCCTTACGTTTGGTGGAGTAGTTTTACGCATGGTTCGGGAAGTTTTTTTCTTTGAAAGCTTGTTCAAATCTACTAAATGGACATGGCTATTTGGATGGCTATTTCATATTTGCATGGCGGTGGTATTGTTGCGTCACTTGCGCTACTTTCAGCATCCTGTGTGGAAAGGCGTCGAATTTATTCAGCTCTTTGGTAAATACGCCGCGTTTGGTATGGTAGTCGGGTTGGGTGGTTTATTGGTGCGGCGGTTATGTGTGGATCGGGTACGCTACATCTCTAGTCCTTCCGATTATCTTATGCTTGGTTTATTAATTGGCATTGTTTTATCCGGGTTGAGTATGACTTTTCTCGTCCATACTGATATTGTGGCACTCAAGGCATTCTTACTGGGCTTAATGTGTTTCGCATGGCAGCCTCTTCCCACAGATACTTTTTTGTTATTGCATCTGACCTTGGTCGCTATATTAATGATAGTTTTCCCCATTTCGAAACTGTTACATGCACCCGGGGTTTTCTTCAGTCCTACTCGTAACCAAGTGGATGATGCCCGTGAAAAAATGCATGTAGCGGCATGGACTCTGGATAAGACTTAGTTAAGTAAAATTAAAACTTAATTTTACTTTTTCTGAGAAAAATCTCTTCCGTTCCGGGGAAGATACCAAGAAAGGTTTAGGTAGACCAAGCCAGCTCATGGCGCGGATTTAGTGGAGGAAGCTCGTGGCTGATTTTGATGTTCCAGTATTGGGTGATTATCCGATTTGTCCTATACCCGCGATTAAACCAGAGGCGATGAAAGGCCTCAAACCATTTGTTGTTAACAATCCCATGCATAACACCGATCTCGGTTTTCCCGGGACCTTGGTGGATAATTGGCAGGAAGCAGCCATTGCAAAAATGGATGATCTTTTAAAAAAGTATCGTTCATTTCAGGTATTTTTAGATTCTTGTGTAAAGTGTGGATCCTGTACGGATAAGTGTCATTATTTCATTGGAACCGCTGATCCGCGCAACATGCCGGTAGCACGTCAGGATCTATTACGTCAAGTATATCGTCGTTATTTTACCTTTGCGGGCAAATATTTTCCCAAATTAGTCGGTGCGAAGGATTTGACACGCGAGGTTCTAGACGAGTGGTATAGCTATTATCACCAGTGCTCGCAATGTCGGCGCTGCTCGGTCTATTGTCCTTATGGAATCGATACTGCCGAAATATCAATGGCGGCGCGTGAAATTATGGATTCCGTTGGACTGGGCCAAAAATACACTAATGAGATTCTCGGCAAGAATATAAAAATTGGCAACAATCTAGGTTTACCCCCTGCAGCTATTCGTAATACCTTAGAAGGTCTTGAGGAAGATGTTGCGGATGCAACCGGTGTTACGGTTCGTTACCCCTTAGACGAAAAGGGGGCAGAGGTCATGTTGGTTACTCCCTCAGCTGATTTCTTTGCAGAACCGCATATTGAGGGTCTTATTGGTTACGGTAAAGTATTCCATCAAGCAGGAATTTCTTGGACATTGTCTTCCAGCGCATCGGAAGCAGCCAATTTTGCTATGTTCATTGGTTCCTATGCCAATATGAAAAGGGCTGCTACCCGTATTCGTGAAGCTGCGCTGGATCTTGGAGTGAAACGAATTGTAGTCGGCGAGTGTGGACATGCTTGGCGTGTGGCTTACAGCTTTTGGAATACCATTATTGGTCCTTTTGATTTTCTCGATTCTAAGTATCCGGTACCTCAGCACATCTGTGAATTTACTTATGATCTATTGAGACGTGGAGCATTAAATCTGGACAAATCGGCCAATGATCATCGAATAGTAACTTTTCATGATTCCTGTAACGTTGCGCGGGCTTCGCGTATGGGTGGTATTCCTGGTGGGCAATATATTATTCCCCGGGAACTAATCAAGGCAAGTTGTAATCATTTCGTGGATATGTCTCCAGAAACAATTCACGAACAGACTTATTGTTGCGGTGGTGGCGGTGGTTTGCTCACTGATGATTTGATGGATCTGCGCATCAAGGGAGCCTATCCTAGAATGCAGGCTTTACGTCAGGTGGAAAAAGAGCACGGTGTGAATTACCTTGCCGCAATCTGCGCCATTTGTAAGAGTCAATTCTTTAAGGTACTGCCGTATTACAAGTTTGACCGTGAGATGATTGGCGGTGTGCATCAGTTGATCAGTACCGCTATTCAACTCGGGACCAAGGAATAGGCGTTCTCTAGCAATAATTGTCTACCATTCTAAAGAACTCTCCTGGTGGAGGAGAATTGTCATGGCAATAACGAAAGAAGAAATGGGCAGTCAAATCAAGAATTTTACCTTCCGTCGTTTCAAAGATGGCGATAGCCAATGGCACCGCATGACCGATCGCATCTTTATTGGCGATAAGTCGCACAAGTGTCCCACTTATGTCCATCGGACTCCACCGTGCCAGGGTAGCTGCCCCGCCGGAGAGGATATCCGCGGTTGGCTTGACATTGTACGTGGGCTTGAAAAGCCGCCCAAGGGCATGACCATGCAGGAATATGCCTTTCGTCGTTCAACCAATGCCAATCCGTTTCCTTCCGTGATGGGACGGGTTTGCCCTGCTCCATGCGAGGATGGATGTAACCGCAATCAACTTGAAGACCACGTTGGCATTAATTCTGTTGAACAGTATATCGGTGATGCTGCTCTGAAGGCGGGTTTCAAATTTACTGCCGGTCCTGATACGGGTAAGCGTGTCGCTATCGTCGGTGGTGGTCCGGCTGGATTGGCAGCGGCCTATCAGCTTCGTCGTCGTGGCCACGCCTGTACGATTTTTGATGAACACTCCCAGTTGGGTGGGATGATGATGTGGGGTATCCCGGGTTACCGAATGCCCCGCGATATTCTTATGGGTGAAATCAATCGCATTGTCGAAATGGGTGTGGATGTTCGTCTTAATACGCGGGTGGGGAGTGATATCCCGTTGGCTGATGTGGAGCGCGATTACGACGCCATTTTGTTAGCCATCGGTGCGCAGAGTGGTCAAGCTCTGCCAATTCCTGGATCAGACGCACCTAACTGCCTAAGTGGAGTTGCTTTTCTGGATGCGTTTAATGATGGACGCTTGAAAGCGGTAACCGGTCGGGTGATCGTGATTGGCGGTGGTGATACTTCCGTCGACGTTGCGACCGTGGCCCGTCGTCTAGGACGCATTACGGCAATCCACGAAAAGGATCGTCCTGAGCATATCATCATCAATCAGACCGCACACGATGTCATTGAAACTGCTGCTCGTCAGGGTGCAGATGTCCTGCTTCTTTCGCGTTCACCAATTCATAAGATGAATGCTGCCAAGCATGAGGTCGAGGACGCTCTGCGTGAGGGCGTGGAAATCCAGGGTAGCGTCGGGCCAATCGAGGTAATTAAGGGGCCGGATGGTCGTGCCACGCATTTGCGGGTTCATCGGTTGACAGAGAAAACTAAGACACCTATTCCAAATACTGAAATGGATTTGGAATGTGACATTATCGTCGCCGCCATCGGTCAGGGGGGAAATCTTGCGGGGATGGAATCCTTTAATAACGGTCGTGGACTCATTAATACCGACCGTCATTTTCAAATACCGAATCGGCGTGGTTATTTTGCAGTTGGCGATATTGTCAAGCCTCATTTGCTTACTACGGTTATTGGTCAAGCCACGGTGGCAGTGGAATCCATCGAAAAGTATTTAGCTGGTACCGATCTGGGCAAGCGCCCCAAGGTGGACGTGCGCCACTTCGACCTCATGACCAAACTTCAAGAAGCGGGTTTACAACCCGATGAGTATAATCATGAGCAGGTATGGGGAACTTCGGAGTCTAAATTTGCGGTTCATAACTACGAGGACCGTGCAACACAGGAAATTGTTTCGGCGGATATGTTATTTCTTGGACATTTCAAGTACACGGAACGTAATAAGCGCGGCTACCATAACGTAGACAGTACTAACGTTATCGGTAATTTCATGGAGCGCATGATTCCTCTCACCGAACCATTGGTGGTGGAAGAGGCCAAACGCTGTATGAGTTGTGGCATGTGTTTTGAGTGTGATAACTGTGTGATCTTTTGCCCGCAGGAAGCAGTTAAGAAGACACCCAAGAATCAATCGACAACTGGCCGTTATGTCTACACTGATTATGCTCGATGCATCGGTTGTCATATTTGTGCTGAAGTTTGTCCTACCGGGTACATCCAGATGGGAATGGGCGAGTGATGGTAGGAAAAAGTATGTTGAATACTCGTTCATGGGGGTTTGGATTGTTGATGGCGGTGGTATTGTTAATCATTACTCCGTTGTCTGAAGCCTACCAGGTGCCTATTCCTACGCCTCCTAAGGGTCGTGGTGGTCAGTGTGTGGAGGATACTCAGTTCATGAGGCGCAACCACATGAATCTGATCTTTCATAAACGCGATTTGACCATGCGCCAGGGAATTCGTACTCCTACTCATAGTCTCAAGGAGTGTATCGGGTGCCATGCTGGGCAGCGGCCGGATGGTACTTATATTCCGGCCAATGATGAGGGACAGTTTTGCCAGAGTTGCCATAGTTATGTCGGTGCCCAGCCAGATTGTTTTGAATGTCACGCTACCACGCCGGCCATTCTGCCGGCCAACCAGCCGTGAGCATAGCGGTAAATCACCCCACGGCTAAAAGCCGAGGGCTTTAATAAAATAAAGCTTGATTTACCAGCTTGAGTCCAAAACATCGGACTACGTTGCAACGAAGTACAAGATTCACCTACGAATGATTCCTCAGTTCGTAGCTCTGAAAGCGGCAGTTGCAAAGTTCGCAAGAACCGAAGCTGCGCTGCAATATTGACGAGGGGAGCCACACCGCAAGGTGTATGTTACCAAGCCCGTAAGGGCTGACAGCCGGGAAAGACCGGCTTTTTTGACTGACGGTTTTTCCCGCTAAAACCGTCTCCTTTCCTCCCTGCCCGGCTAAAGCAGGGGGTATCTCGGATACAATGATGAAGAATGAACTTACTGACCAAGGCCGGCGTGGCTTTCTTGGTACTGCGACGACCACTGTGGTTGGCCTCGCTGCCGTTCCCGGCCTTTCCCTGGTGGCTTTTGCCCGTTCTCCAGATGTCCCCGTAGATGATAAGTCGCGGTGGGGTATATTAATTGATGCGAATAAATGCAAGTCGGACTGTACAGCTTGCGTCACTGCCTGCAACACTGAAAATGGTCTTACGGGTCACGGTCGTCCTACTAGTGATGCGCAGTGGCTACGTAAGGTTCAATTAAAAGATAAGTCTACGGGGCGGATTTTATCTTTACCCGTGGGCTGTCAACATTGTGAAAAACCACCTTGCGTAGATGTTTGTCCGACGGGTGCATCTTTCAAACGAGCCGATGGCATTGTTTTGGTCGATAAGCATATTTGTATTGGTTGTCGATATTGCATGATGGCTTGCCCCTATAAAGCTCGTTCCTTTGGTCACGAGGAGAAGCATGATCAGAATCCACACTCCCCACGAGGCAAGGGAACTGTTGAGGCGTGTACTCTATGCGTCCATCGCGTTGATGCTGGTCAACTACCATCCTGTGTAGATGCCTGTCAAAAAATAGGACACCAGGCGATGATTTTTGGGGATCTTAAAGACCCTAACAGTGATATTGCTAAACGTCTTGCCAATGAGTCGAGCCGGCAATTACGCGAGGTTTTGAATTTAAATACCGCTGTTCGTTATCATGGGATGTAGCCGGGGTACTTTGTTTTTTTTTGATTAAAACTAAAAAATCAGAATATCAGGGATATTTTTTTACGGGCTGACAGCTGGGAAAGACCGGCACTTAATTCAGGCTAAAGCCATTGATTTTAACATCAAAGGCAGCGTTTCCTCCCCTCGACTTTTCGGGATCGAGGGGTTTCCATGCCGAGGATCTATGAAAAATATTTATTTTCGTGAAATGAAAGAAACGGGCCAGACTTACTGGTTAGTACAAGGATTACTGAGTATTTTAATTTTGTTGGCGCTTGCTGCAGCTCACCATATGGAGACAGAAGGCCATTGGGTCACAGGAATGAATAACCAGGTTGTGTGGGGACTGCCTCATGTCTTTGCTGTATTTTTAATTGTTACTGCTTCTGGAGAATTAAATCTGGCATCCATTGCCTCGGTTTTTGGTAAGGCTCCCTATAAACCATTGGCGCGTCTTTCCGCTTTAGTGGCCATTGCTCATCTGGTTGGTGGCTTAATGGTCCTGGTTTTGGATCTGGGTCGACCTGATCGCCTTATCGTAGCAATGACAAGTTATAACCTAAAGTCTATATTTACTTGGAATATTTTACTTTATAACGGATTTATCGTCTTAGCGGTAATTTATTTATGGACGATGATGGAGCGTCGTTTCAATCCTTATACAAAATTTGCAGGTCTTGGTGTATTTGTCTGGCGAATCATCCTTACCACCGGAACTGGTTCTATCTTCGGTTTTCTGGTTTCTCGTGATGCCTACAATGCGGCCATAATGGCACCAATGTTCATCATTATGTCATTCTCGTATGGAACCGCTATTTATCTCATGACACTTGAAACCCTTGCTTACTGGGGGAAGAGGCCAATTGGTGAGGAACTGATTACGCGTCTCAAAAATCTTTTAGGTATTTTCACAGCGGCGTCTTTCTATTTTTTCCTCGCTTATCATCTGACCAATTTATATGGAGCACAACGCCAAGGGGTTGAATATTTTTTATTAGGAGGAGATAGCCTCTATTCAAAAATCTTTTGGATTGGACAAGTTTTCATCGGTACGATAGTTCCATTGGCCTTGCTCTATAGTCAGCTTGCTCGCTCTCGATTAGTTATCTATGGAGCTTGCATACTGGTGGTTCTTGGTGGACTTTCCCAGATGTACATCACTATTATCGGTGGTCAGGCCTACCCAATTACCATCTTCCAAGGCTACGAAGTAAGCAGTAGCTTCTTTGATGGCCAAGTGGCAACCTATATCCCGACAGTTTACGAGGCCATGCTGGGAATTGGCGGTTTCGCTATCGCTGCCTTTATGGTGATTATGGTTACTCGTATGTTGCCATTTATTCCAAGTAGTTTGGCGGATGCGGACGTTGACGAACGTTTGATTGCTAAGGAACATTAAAGTTCATCATGGTTTAGCCGCCTAGAAAATAGTTTTATTTCAGGCGGCTAACTAGCTTTCATCAAACGGCGGAGAGACCATGGCCCACTTAATGATCTCCGCAGCACACAAATCATCAGGTAAGACCACCATTAGTTTGGGTCTATGCGCCGCGCTGCGTGCAAGAAACGTTAAAGTTGTCCCCTTCAAGAAAGGTCCTGATTATATTGATCCGTTATGGTTGAGTCTGGCAAGTGGCCAACCCTGCTATAACCTAGATTTTTGGACCATGACGGTTGAAGAAATTCATGAGAGTTTTTCCTGCCATAGCGCACAAAGCGATATTGCTCTGGTGGAGGGTAATAAGGGACTTTATGACGGAATGGACTTGGAAGGGCGCGACAGTAACGCCGCTTTGGCCAAATTGTTGAAAACTTCGATAGTATTAGTCATTGATACTCAAGGTATTACCCGTGGTATCGCTCCGCTGGTTCTTGGCTACCAAAATTTTGATCGTGAAGTACACATTGCGGGAATCATCCTCAATAAAGTGGGAGGAATTCGCCACGAAACTAAATTACGTAAAGTACTCGCGCACTATACTGATGTCCCGGTTATTGGATCTGTGGCCAGGGATGATCGATTAACCATCGTTGAACGCCATTTGGGATTAGTCCCCAGCAACGAAAACAGTTCTGCTTTTGATCTAATTAATCAAATTGGATCTTTAGTGGCTGACCAAGTAGACCTAGAAGTCATTCAAGCATTAGCACAAAGCGTCTCCTCACCTTCATCTTTTTCAACGATTTATCCTGCGTTACAAGGACCAACGGTGCGTATTGGCATTCCCAGGGATGCTGCCTTTGCCTTCTATTATCCAGATGATCTGGAAGCATTGCGCCAAGCGGGTGCTGAATTGGTATTTTTTGATACCTTACAAGATCATTTACCTGATGTGGATGGTTTATTTATCGGTGGTGGTTTTCCAGAAGTTCAAATGGACGCACTCGAAACTAATGTATCACTAAGAGTGGAAATCAGCTCTGCTGTGGAGAATGGCATGCCGGTCTATGCGGAATGCGGAGGCTTGATGTATCTTGCTCGACGTATTCAATGGGGTGATCGTTCGCGCTTGATGGTTGGTGCTTTACCCGTTGATGTTATTATGACTAATAAACCAATTGGTCGGGGTTATATTCGCCTGCGTGAAACCAACGATCATCCTTGGCCAGTAAACGGGCCAATGGTTGAGGTTCCCGGCCATGAGTTTCATTATTCTCACCTGGATAACCTTGAAGTTAATTGTAATTTTGCTTATCAAATCAAACGTGGCGTTGGCATTGATGGTTTTCATGATGGCCTTATTTATCGTAATGTCCTAGCCTGCTATTCTCATCAACGTAATACTCGCGCCAATCCATGGGCAGCAAGTTTCGTTGCCTTTGTAAAAAAGAATAAAAAATTCTAACTATTAAATTCCATATAATCAATAAATACGGATGAAAGTCAAAAATTCCTCGATCCTTCGGGATCGATGTGTTTCGACGCCGATGATCTATGAAAAATAAATGGTTAAAATTGGTCTTAGTGATAGTGTTTAATTTTTGGACATGCGCGGCATTATCTCAAGATGTTATTACACCAATAATTCCTGCTTCTGACAAAATTCATTCCGATTCCACTGCTCCCGTAAAAAATCGTTATTTTCCAGAAATTTTTGCCATTACAACGGTTGCTTCAATATTATCTACCATCAATCCTACAATTTCGGCAATTATTATTGGTGGTGGTCTAGGCTCATTGAGTCGTTATACTGTATCACAAGGGGTTAGTCATTGGGTTGATGGCTCTTTTCATGGCACAATGGCGGTCAACATAATTGCTTCTTTTATTTTTGGAACGATAACGGGTTGGGTTGCGCGTGGCGATTCTGGGATAGCTAATACTGCCTGGCTGGATTTAATGACAACGGGTTTTCTTGGTGGTTTTAGTACATTTTCGACTTTTGCTAAAGATACGGTAGAAATTGCTCGCGAGGAAGGAATTCTATTTTCGGCTCTTTATACTGGATTTTCCGTGGGTGTATCGGTTGTGGCGATATTAGCTGGTGAATTTGTAGGAACTCTACTATTACCATAACATTCAGAGAAATAAAATGGAAAATCACCTACGAGTAGTAATGGCCCAAATTAATTTATTGGTCGGGGATATTCGTGGTAATTTGGATCGCGTTCTTAGTGCCGCTTTTCATGCTCGTGATCGCCTCCAGGCGGATTTAATAATTTTTCCTGAACTTACTCTCACAGGCTATCCACCAGAAGATTTATTATTTCGTACTGGTTTTTTAAAACAAGTTGAAGATTCGTTAGAGGAATTACGTATCAGGGTACATGGGATACACCTATTTGTTGGTCATCCGCAACGAATGCAAGGAAAACTCTATAATACTGCTAGTGTATTACGCGATGGTCAGGTACTCGGAAATTATTATAAAAATATTTTGCCGAATTACGCCGTTTTTGATGAAAAACGGTATTTTGCAGCTGGAAATAAACCATTAGTCGTGGATGTAGCGGGAATTGCAGTAGGAATAACCATTTGCGAGGATCTTTGGCATTATGGCCCCGCCTCGGCAACCGCAAAAGCGGGCGCGCGGTTGTTGGTGAATCTCAACGCTTCTCCTTATTACATAGATAAAACCGCCGAGCGTGAGACTGTATTACGGGAGCGCGTACTAGAGTCCGGTCTTCCCATTGTTTACGTCAATTTAGTGGGTGGTCAGGATGAATTAATTTTTGATGGAGAATCCCTAGTCATGGACGCCTCAGGCGAAATTACCCAACGTGCCTTGCCTTTCGAGGAACAATTGATCTTTGCGGAGTTTGTGGAGCGGGATGGCCGATTAATTCCCTTACCCGGTGAGCAAGCGCCACTACTTTCGTTGGTAGCGAATGTTTATCACGCACTGATGCTGGGAGTACGCGACTATATCCAAAAAAATTTTTTTCCTGGGGTTTTGGTGGGATTATCGGGAGGAGTAGACTCCGCCTTGACTTTGGCGATTGCCGTGGATGCCTTGGGGGCAGAGCACGTTCAAGCAGTGATGATGCCTTCACGCTACAGTGCCGCCATGAGCCTGGAAGATGCCTGTGCCGAAGCGGATACTTTAGGGGTACGATGGAATGTCTTACCCATTGAAACGACTTTTCAAGCCTTTCTTGCAACGCTTGCTGATCAATTCACCGGATGGCCGGTTGATGTTACCGAGGAGAATCTCCAGGCTCGGTGTCGTGGTGTGTTGCTCATGGCGCTATCAAATAAAACCGGGCGGCTTGTACTTACCACCGGCAATAAGAGTGAGATGGCGGTGGGCTACGCTACCCTCTACGGAGACATGGCCGGGGGTTTCGCGGTCATTAAGGATGTTCCTAAAACATTGGTCTATCGTCTAGCCCGCTATCGCAACAATATTGCCCGGATTATTCCGGAGCGTGTCTTGACTCGTCCTCCTTCTGCTGAACTTCGTCCCGATCAGCGTGATCAAGATAGTTTGCCTCCTTACGAAGTACTCGATCCTATCCTGGAAATGTATATCGAGGGACAGTATTGCCCCGAGGAAATTGTCGCTGCGGGCTATGACCCGGCGACCGTGCAACGGATTGTAACCTTGGTAAA
This region of Gammaproteobacteria bacterium genomic DNA includes:
- a CDS encoding fluoride exporter, producing MKNKWLKLVLVIVFNFWTCAALSQDVITPIIPASDKIHSDSTAPVKNRYFPEIFAITTVASILSTINPTISAIIIGGGLGSLSRYTVSQGVSHWVDGSFHGTMAVNIIASFIFGTITGWVARGDSGIANTAWLDLMTTGFLGGFSTFSTFAKDTVEIAREEGILFSALYTGFSVGVSVVAILAGEFVGTLLLP
- the nadE gene encoding Glutamine-dependent NAD(+) synthetase, which produces MENHLRVVMAQINLLVGDIRGNLDRVLSAAFHARDRLQADLIIFPELTLTGYPPEDLLFRTGFLKQVEDSLEELRIRVHGIHLFVGHPQRMQGKLYNTASVLRDGQVLGNYYKNILPNYAVFDEKRYFAAGNKPLVVDVAGIAVGITICEDLWHYGPASATAKAGARLLVNLNASPYYIDKTAERETVLRERVLESGLPIVYVNLVGGQDELIFDGESLVMDASGEITQRALPFEEQLIFAEFVERDGRLIPLPGEQAPLLSLVANVYHALMLGVRDYIQKNFFPGVLVGLSGGVDSALTLAIAVDALGAEHVQAVMMPSRYSAAMSLEDACAEADTLGVRWNVLPIETTFQAFLATLADQFTGWPVDVTEENLQARCRGVLLMALSNKTGRLVLTTGNKSEMAVGYATLYGDMAGGFAVIKDVPKTLVYRLARYRNNIARIIPERVLTRPPSAELRPDQRDQDSLPPYEVLDPILEMYIEGQYCPEEIVAAGYDPATVQRIVTLVNRAEYKRRQAPLGIKITRCAFGRDRRYPITFGFGRSTSWNTPLADSIAHTVNYPALKGEVSRRH